A segment of the Deltaproteobacteria bacterium genome:
AGAGAGTTTTACGTAACTCCTCGTCATTCCTACGAAAGTAGGAATCCAATTCCGATAAAAGTGAAAAATGAGACTAAGAGTCAGGCCGGAGGCGCCGCGCTCTCGATCAATCTCCCGCGCGGTAAGGATTCCTACGTGGTCAACAGCACCGTAGCTAGCGAAGGTTGGGCGGCCATTGAGGCCCAGTGCAAGAGCTCACTTTAACTAACGACGGCAAATACCTCGTTGCGCTCAAACGGGAATGGGCTGCTGGAACCTGTGCGATTGTTTTTTCAGGCGCAGAGCTCATGGCTCGCCTGGCGGTACTGGTGCCGCCGCCAAGGGTACATACGACCAGATACTTTGGTGTATGGGCGCCACGCTCGAAAATGCGTCGGCTCGTGACGCCATGCTCTCCCGCACCGGGCCTGATCTACGAAAGTGGATCAGGCCCAGTTGGCGCTAATTTCGCTTATGATCTATTTTGTTTAGCGCAATATATGTTTTAGTGTAGCCATATGTGGCCAATGATTTTGTCTTTAACGTTGTTAAAGCTATCTGTCGCGGTCAATACGAGCAACGTATCGTATTCTGCAGGTGCGGCGCGTATCTCTCCAGTCGATGGAATGACACAAGTATATGTTCCAGCCGGCGCATTTACCATGGGTTCCTCTGACAAAAGTATCAAGCGATATCTTGCCCAATGCAAAGCCTGCAAAGGTGAGTGGTTTGTCGATCAGAAGCCACAACATCAAGTTACACTTGATGCGTTTTGGATCGACAAAACTGAAGTCACAAACGCAATGTTTGAGCAGTTTGTCGCGGCGACAGGCTATCGCACAGAGGGCGAGATCCTTGGCTCAGGCATTGTCTTTAATCAAGCAGCTAAGGATTGGCGCCTGGTACAAGGCGCAGATTGGCGCCATCCGCAAGGACCGCAAAGCAATTTGCTGGGTCTTGACAATCATCCCGTTGTACATGTGACGCAAAGTGATGCGATTGCCTATTGCGAGTGGGCTGGGCGACGGCTCCCCACAGAAGCTGAATGGGAAAAA
Coding sequences within it:
- a CDS encoding transposase; amino-acid sequence: MQELTLTNDGKYLVALKREWAAGTCAIVFSGAELMARLAVLVPPPRVHTTRYFGVWAPRSKMRRLVTPCSPAPGLIYESGSGPVGANFAYDLFCLAQYMF